In Sander lucioperca isolate FBNREF2018 chromosome 21, SLUC_FBN_1.2, whole genome shotgun sequence, the following proteins share a genomic window:
- the LOC116055132 gene encoding uncharacterized protein LOC116055132 isoform X1 produces the protein MMYLNILYMKTASSSCLSYVQCAAPCVTFLAVDQTCHRCEFNRQWKSQPFIGSTPAGNIHLSAAVYFTGTSFIQMKKVFNAFGVRSMRYQAFRKHAKTYLEPAIVWKWKRAQQVELQSLSQQSKVIIGGDMRADSPGHCAKFGSYTVMNLETSTVIDIQLVQSNEVGGSYYMEKEGLKRSLALLEASGVTLDCIVTDRHLQIQKYLREKGYVNELIALTFESVVPDPAPFTEELQKITIPEDLCAEFSVPSMEEAIAGFVSRFNPAQVENQLRGASQSSGGPTTSTTVVQEGATAE, from the exons ATGATGTACctaaatatattgtatatgaAAACTGCCTCCTCGAGTTGTTTGAGTTATGTCCAGTGTGCAGCTCCATGTGTGACTTTCCTTGCTGTTGATCAGACGTGCCACCGCTGTGAGTTCAACAGACAGTGGAAGAGTCAACCGTTCATTGGAAGTACACCTGCAGGGAACATTCATCTCtctgcagctgtatattttacAGGGACATCTTTCATCCAAATGAAAAAG gttttcaATGCATTTGGTGTGAGGAGCATGCGATACCAAGCTTTCCGGAAACATGCCAAAACCTATCTAGAACCTGCCATTGTTTGGAAATGGAAAAGGGCCCAGCAGGTTGAGCTTCAAAGTTTAAGCCAGCAGAGCAAGGTTATCATTGGAGGAGATATGCGGGCAGATTCTCCAG GCCATTGTGCCAAATTTGGAAGCTATACTGTGATGAATCTTGAAACCAGCACAGTCATCGATATCCAACTTGTGCAG AGCAATGAGGTTGGAGGGAGTTACTACATGGAGAAGGAAGGTCTGAAGCGAAGCCTTGCTCTTCTGGAGGCAAGTGGTGTCACATTGGACTGCATAGTCACAGACCGCCACCTCCAGATTCAAAAATACCTGAGAGAAAAGG GCTATGTAAATGAACTCATCGCCCTCACATTTGAGAGTGTTGTCCCTGACCCAGCACCTTTTACTGAAGAGCTGCAGAAGATCACCATTCCAGAGGATCTTTGTGCTGAGTTCTCGGTGCCATCCATGGAAGAGGCCATTGCAGGATTTGTGTCACGCTTCAATCCAGCACAGGTCGAAAACCAGT TGAGGGGAGCCAGTCAGAGCTCAGGTGGACCGACAACCTCAACAACGGTAGTGCAAGAAGGAGCAACGGCAGAG tgA
- the LOC118494075 gene encoding scavenger receptor cysteine-rich type 1 protein M130-like: MTSFYLVSFFSLSMLSSIISPDSVRLVNGTSLCSGRLEVKTNQSTQRWSSVCEADFDQQDAEVVCRELSCGPPSVLQGALYGEVEAPMRTKAVQCGGHESALLDCRSSGSDRNTCPPGKAVGLTCSEPDAVRLVGGASRCAGTLEVKREKWRPVCYYYYSHWTLKTSDAVCRELDCGSAVSVGEIKESSERSVWLISSFCVESGSALRNVQYHITLPPSRISPAQTLSGW, encoded by the exons ATGACATCTTTTTATTTAgtgtcttttttctctctctctatgttaTCTTCTATCATCTCTCCAGACTCTGTCAGGCTGGTGAATGGGACCAGTCTGTGCTCAGGCAGACTGGAGGTGAAGACTAACCAGTCTACCCAGCGCTGGTCCTCAGTGTGTGAAGCTGACTTTGACCAGCAGGATGCAGAGGTGGTCTGTAGGGAGCTTAGCTGCGGGCCTCCTTCTGTCCTCCAGGGGGCACTCTATGGAGAAGTGGAGGCTCCAATGAGGACCAAAGCAGTCCAGTGTGGAGGCCATGAGTCTGCTCTCCTGGACTGTagaagctcaggctcagatagaAACACCTGCCCGCCTGGAAAAGCTGTTGgactcacctgctcag AGCCTGATGCTGTCAGGTTGGTGGGAGGAGCCAGTCGCTGTGCAGGAACACTAGAGGTGAAACGGGAAAAATGGAGACCAGTTTGCTATTATTATTACTCTCACTGGACCCTGAAGACATCAGATGCTGTCTGCAGAGAGTTAGACTGTGGCTCTGCTGTTTCTGTAGGAGAGATAAAAGAGTCCTCAGAAAGATCTGTGTGGTTGATCAGCTCTTTCTGTGTTGAGTCTGGATCTGCTCTGAGGAATGTGCAATATCACATTACTCTTCCTCCATCCAGAatctcacctgctcag
- the LOC116055132 gene encoding uncharacterized protein LOC116055132 isoform X2: MLCRLYLSAFHFNENANRPQSTSALGGPAFKLAFPKAKKGGYSLKRRKIEPTFCYVNELIALTFESVVPDPAPFTEELQKITIPEDLCAEFSVPSMEEAIAGFVSRFNPAQVENQLRGASQSSGGPTTSTTVVQEGATAE, from the exons ATGCTTTGCAG aCTCTATCTCTCAGCATTCCACTTCAATGAGAATGCCAACCGGCCACAGTCAACAAGTGCTCTGGGAGGTCCTGCCTTTAAACTGGCCTTCCCCAAAGCGAAGAAAGGGGGATACAGCCTCAAACGAAGGAAAATTGAGCCGACATTCT GCTATGTAAATGAACTCATCGCCCTCACATTTGAGAGTGTTGTCCCTGACCCAGCACCTTTTACTGAAGAGCTGCAGAAGATCACCATTCCAGAGGATCTTTGTGCTGAGTTCTCGGTGCCATCCATGGAAGAGGCCATTGCAGGATTTGTGTCACGCTTCAATCCAGCACAGGTCGAAAACCAGT TGAGGGGAGCCAGTCAGAGCTCAGGTGGACCGACAACCTCAACAACGGTAGTGCAAGAAGGAGCAACGGCAGAG tgA